One Bosea sp. 124 genomic window, CCTGGCGTCAGCCGGGGCAACCGGACGAACGCAGCACCCTTATCTAGGCATTCAACAGGCCGGCGAACACCATCGCCTCGCGAATGACCTTGCCTGTCGGCGCCGTGACCGGCAGCAGAGGCAAGCGGACCTCCTCCACGATGCGACCGAGGAGGCCGAGGCCATGCTTGGCGCCGGCGAGGCCGGGCTCCTTGAAGACCGCGTCATGCAGCGGCACGAGCCGGTCCTGGATCCTGAGTGCTCCGGCGTAGTCGCCCTTCCGCACCGCCGCCATCAGTTCCGCGCAGAGCTGCGGCGCGACATTGGCGACGACCGAGATACAGCCATGGCCGCCAGCCGCCATATAGGCCAGCGCGGTCATGTCCTCGCCCGAAAGCTGGATGAAATCCGGCCCCATGGCGTGGCGCTGCTGCGAGACGCGGGCGAGATTGGCGGTCGCGTCCTTGACGCCGGCGATGTTCTTCAACTCGTAGAGCCGCGCCATGGTCTCGACCGACATGTCGACGACCGAACGCGGCGGGATGTTGTAGATGATGATCGGGATGCCGACCGCATCGTTCACCGCCTTGAAGTGCTGGTACATGCCCTCCTGGGTCGGCTTGTTGTAGTAGGGCGTCACGACGAGCACGGCCTGCGCGCCGGCCTTCTCGGCATGGATGGCGAGATCGATCGCCTCGGTGGTGTTGTTCGAGCCGGCGCCGGCGATGACGGGCACCCTGCCCTTCGCTTCCGCCACGACGATCTCGACGACACGCTTGTGCTCGTCATGGGAGAGGGTCGGGCTCTCGCCGGTCGTGCCGACCGGAACCAGCCCCGAGGACCCGCTCTCGATCTGCCAGGTGACCAGCGCGCGCAGCGCCGCCTCGTCGATCTTGCCGCCCTTGAACGGCGTCACCAGCGCAGGCAGCGAGCCGGTGAAGGCGGTGTGCTTGGTCATGAAAGCGGCATCCTGACGCAAAAAGGCAGTTTGGAGGGCGTCACTCATAAACCGTCCCCCGCTGCAGGCAAAGCGGGCAACCCATCAAAATGCGTGGCCTCATGGTTAAGTCTTCTTAAACGCGCTTCCGCGAGCATCGCAGGCTACGCATCCGACCGTGGAGCCTGCCATGGCCTTGCCTGCCATTCGCCTGCGGATGATCCGCCTCGCCGTGCCGGCGCTGCTCGCGGCGATGCCCGCCCTCGCCTCGGACGACGGCGGGCATCCGGCCCAGCAGGCCCGCCTCGACGCCGTCGATGTCGAGACCACGGCGGCGCTGCCGCCCTACCCCGGCGACGCCTTGCAGGCCGGCACTATCAGCATCGACAGCGTCAAGAGCGCGGTGGCGGCCTATCGGCGCGGTGCGCTCGGCGAAGGCGATGCCCTCGCAGGCGCGATCGACGACCGGACCACCCGCGCCCTGCTCGAATGGGTCGCGATCCGCTCCGGCGCGAACCTGATCTCGTTCTCGCGGATCGACGCCTTTCTCAAAGCCTATCCGAACTATCCGGCGACGACGCTGTTCCGGCGGCGCGCCGAGGAGATGCTGATCGCCGAGAAGAAGAGTCCGGCAGCGATCCGCGCCTTCTTCCATGGCCAGCGCCCCGTCAGCCCGGCAGGGCGGATCGCGCTCGCGCTCGTGCTGAAGGCGGAGGGCAAACCGGCGGAAGCGGCGGCCCTGGCACGCCAGAGCTGGCTGCAGGACCATCTCGGCGCTCCGCTGGAAAAGATCGCGCTCGACGCCTTCGGCGAGGTGCTGACCCCGGCGGACCACCGCCTGCGCGCCGAGCGCTATCTCTTCCGCGAGAACGCGACCGCGGCCCTGCGCAATGCGGCGCGGGTCTCGGCGGACTATGTCGTGCTGGCGAGAGCGAGGCTGGCAAGCGCCAAGGCGAGGCGCCCGATCGCTCCCTCGCTGATCTCGGCGGTGCCGGCCTCGCTCAAGGCCGACCTCTCCTTCGCCTTCCTGCTGGCGCAGCAGGCGAGGCGCTCCGACAAGCCGGACGAGGCCGCCAAGGCGCTGGCGAACGTCCCGCGCGACCCGGCCCTGCTCGGCGATGGCGACGAATGGTGGATCGAGCGCCGGCTGATCGCCCGCAAGCTGCTCGACGGGGGCGACGCGGCCAAGGCCTACGAGGTCGCGGCCGGCCATGGCGCCGAGGATACCGCCGAGCGCATCGACGCCGAATGGCATGCCGGCTTCATCGCCCTGCGCTTTCGCGACCAACCCGGCATCGCCCTGGAACATTTCAGCGAAGCCGCCAGGCAGGCCGAGACGCCGATCTCGGTCGCGCGCGCCAGCTATTGGCTGGGCCGCGCCCATGAGGCGATCGGCAAGGCGGAGGATGCCAGGGCGGCCTATGAGCGCGCAGCCGAACACCCGGTCGCCTATTATGGCCAGTTGGCCCGCGCGCGGCTCGGCCTGCCGGACCTGCCGCTGCGGCGCTCGGCCTCGGCGTCCCTTCAGCATCTGCCGGGGCATCAGGGGGTACGCCTGCTCTATCGCATCGGCGAGCGCGATCTCGCCGTCCAGATGCTGATCGATCTCGCCCAGCGCCTGCACACGACACCGGCGCTCGAGGCACTCGCGGCCATCGCCCAGCGCGAGGGCGACACGCGCGCCCTGCTGGCGCTGGGCAAGACGGCGCTGCAGCGCGGCTTCCCGCTCGACACCGCCGCCTTCCCGATTTCGGGCGTGCCGGAATTCCCGGTGCTGGGCGACCCGATGGAGCGCGCCATCGTCCACGCCATCGCGCGGCAGGAGAGCGCCTTCGACCCGACCGCGATG contains:
- the dapA gene encoding 4-hydroxy-tetrahydrodipicolinate synthase, which encodes MTKHTAFTGSLPALVTPFKGGKIDEAALRALVTWQIESGSSGLVPVGTTGESPTLSHDEHKRVVEIVVAEAKGRVPVIAGAGSNNTTEAIDLAIHAEKAGAQAVLVVTPYYNKPTQEGMYQHFKAVNDAVGIPIIIYNIPPRSVVDMSVETMARLYELKNIAGVKDATANLARVSQQRHAMGPDFIQLSGEDMTALAYMAAGGHGCISVVANVAPQLCAELMAAVRKGDYAGALRIQDRLVPLHDAVFKEPGLAGAKHGLGLLGRIVEEVRLPLLPVTAPTGKVIREAMVFAGLLNA
- a CDS encoding lytic transglycosylase domain-containing protein, giving the protein MALPAIRLRMIRLAVPALLAAMPALASDDGGHPAQQARLDAVDVETTAALPPYPGDALQAGTISIDSVKSAVAAYRRGALGEGDALAGAIDDRTTRALLEWVAIRSGANLISFSRIDAFLKAYPNYPATTLFRRRAEEMLIAEKKSPAAIRAFFHGQRPVSPAGRIALALVLKAEGKPAEAAALARQSWLQDHLGAPLEKIALDAFGEVLTPADHRLRAERYLFRENATAALRNAARVSADYVVLARARLASAKARRPIAPSLISAVPASLKADLSFAFLLAQQARRSDKPDEAAKALANVPRDPALLGDGDEWWIERRLIARKLLDGGDAAKAYEVAAGHGAEDTAERIDAEWHAGFIALRFRDQPGIALEHFSEAARQAETPISVARASYWLGRAHEAIGKAEDARAAYERAAEHPVAYYGQLARARLGLPDLPLRRSASASLQHLPGHQGVRLLYRIGERDLAVQMLIDLAQRLHTTPALEALAAIAQREGDTRALLALGKTALQRGFPLDTAAFPISGVPEFPVLGDPMERAIVHAIARQESAFDPTAMSHAGARGLMQMMPATARETARRANLPFDWPRLGRDALYSAQMGAAHLNDLLKEWRGSYILTFAAYNAGSGNVRKWIDAYGDPRKPEVDAVDWVERIPFYETRNYVQRVMENLQVYRQRLNQRTAYLIDHDLKRGGRRD